The genomic stretch CACCAATCTGCTAATTTTTTTCATCACGTGGTATATTTTATTAACTACTTTTCTTGTTTAAAAACATATGATTAGAGTAGCAATAGCTGGCTTAGGTAATTGTGCATCAATGTTAATTCAAGGAATAGAATATTATAAATCAAAAGGCGATAATTATTATGAGGGATTAATTACCCCCGTAATTGGTGGATATAAAGTAACTGATATCGAGATAGTAGCTGCTTTTGATGTTTCTAAAAATAAGGTTGGTAAAGATATCAGTGAGGCCATATTTGAAAAACCTAATATTACTCCTAAAATTGTCGAACTTGAGAAAAAAGGAGTCAAAGTAGCTCCAGGCCCCGTTCTCGATGGAGTGGCAAAGCATATGCAAGATGTATTTAATCCTACAAATGAAGGTACTTTAGATACTGTAGTTCAACAACTAAAGGATTCTAGGGCTGAAATTTTACTTAATCTTTTACCCGTAGGAAGTGAAAGAGCTAGCAGAGAATACGCTAGGGCTGCTTTGGAAGCTAAAATAGGATTTATAAATGCAATTCCAGTTTTTATTGCCAGTGATCCTAATGGTGAATTTCCAAGATTATTTAAGGAGAACAACTTACCTATTGCCGGAGATGATATAAAGGGACAAGTAGGTGCTACAATTCTTCATAGAACTTTAACATCATTGTTCAGATTAAGAGGAGTAAAAGTAGAAGAAACTTATCAGCTTAATGTTGGAGGAAATACAGATTTCTTAAACATGAAAACAGAGGAAAGATTATATTCAAAGAGAATAAGCAAAACAAAGGCCGTTACTAGTACATTAAACGATGAGAATTACCTTGAGAAAGAAGGAAAGATAAGAATAGGCCCCTCTGATTATGTACCATTTTTAGGAAATACAAAAGTAGCTTACATTTACGTAAAAGGAAGTGCATTTGCAGGCATGCCAATTAAAGTAGAAGCTTCCTTAGAGGTTGATGACAAATCAAACTGTGCCGCCGTACTAGTAGATGTAATTAGAGCTGTAAAATTAGCGTTAGATAAAAAAATAGGAGGACCATTAATAGAAGTTTCTGCGTTCTACTTTAAACATCCTCCTATACAGGCCAAAGATGATGAAGAGGCTTACAGATGGTTTAAAGAGTTCATTGAAATGTGAAATTTGTGAAGAAAGAATAGCTAAATATATTTGCAAAATATGCGGTAGGAAAGTCTGTGAAAAAGATTACATAAAAGAAAAGAAAATTTGTGCTATCTGTGAAATGAGTCTATGTGAAATTTGCAAAAAGAATTTATCTATAGGAAAATGTGAAAAATGTGGAAGAATAATTTGTGAAGAATGCACTGCATATTTTGATGGGGCTAGAAGATATTGTAAAGAATGTTTTATTTCTTCCTAAGTTTTTCTAACATTATCTTTTGTTCTATTGAAGCTACTTGTCTTCTTACTTGAATTACGGCATCTGGGTTTACACTTATACTATCTATACCTTGCCTGACAAGAAATTCATTTATCTCTGGATACACACTAGGTGCTTGACCACATATAGAAACTGTCCTATTATATTTATGTGCAATCTTTATTAATCTTTTTATTGATTCTAGAACTGCTGGGTCTCTTTCGTCATAGTATCCCATTCTTGCAAGAAGATCAGAGTCTCTATCTACACCTAAAGTTAATTGGGCTAAGTCATTACTACCTATACTGAAGCCATCAACAAGCTGAGAGAATTTATCAGCTAAAACTACTACTGAGGGAACTTCAGCCATTATCCATACTTTAAAATCTTGTCCTCTTCTTACTCCCTCTTCTTCCATTATTTTTATTGCCTTCTCTAGCTCCCATGTAGTTCTGACAAAGGGAAACATTACCCATACGTTCTTAAGTCCCATCTCTTCCCTAACTTTGCGTATTGCCCTAACTTCTAATCTAAAAGCTGGTTCATATTGTGGACTAACATATCTAGATACTCCCCTCCATCCTATCATAGGATTTCTTTCCTCTGGTTCAAACTCCTCGCCCCCAATTAACCTCTTGTACTCGTTTGTCTTAAAATCAGAGAACCTAACAACAACTGGTCTAGGGTAAATTGCAGATGCAACCATTGATATTCCTTCAGCTAGTTTATCTACAAATAATTCAGGCTTACCAGATTTAATTAAGTATAAGGGATGATATTTAATCCACTCACTTACTATGAACTCAATCCTCATTAACCCTATCCCATCAAATGGTAAATCAAGATACTTATGAATAATATCAGGCTGTCCTAGGTTCATGTAAATTTTAGTTGCAGTAACCGGATAAAGACTTAATAGAACTTCCCTACTTATTCCTCCAACACTTACTGGTTGTGTAGTCTCTTTTTTCTCCTCAGTTTCAAATGTCAATTTACCCTCATATATTATTCCTCTAATAGCATCCACAGTGATTTCTTCACTATCTTTAATAACTTTCGTAGCATTTCCAGTACCTACTACAGCTGGGATACCTAGTTCTCTGGATACTATTGCAGCATGACTAGTCATTCCTCCTTCATCAGTAACTATCGCAGATGCAATTTTCATTAATGGTACCCAATCTGGATCTGTCATTTTGGTTACTAATATGTCACCCTTCTCAAAATCTTTAGCCTCTTTTACATCAAGAATAACTCTAGCTTTTCCATAAGCTATACCAGGACTTGCAGGCAAACCTTTAGTAAGCACTTTTCCTATACTAACTTTAACCTCTTCTTTCTTTCTCTCTATTTGTTTGCTAGTCCAATAAGTTTCTGGCCTAGCTTGAACTATGAATACATTATCTGGAAATTTCATATCTGCATCTATAGCCCATTCTATATCCATAGGTCTTCCATAATGTTCTTCTATCTTTAATGCTAATCTAGCTAATTCAATTGCTTCTTCATCTGATATAGACATTTGATTTGCTTCTTCATTGCTTAAGTTAATTATTATATTTTGCCTTTTCTCTTTATCATAAACTATTTTCAAAATTTTATGTGAAACTTTTTTCTCAACTATTCTTAATGAGGATTTTTCAATAACTACTTCATCTGGTGTAACTTTACCGCTAACTACAGCTTCTCCTAAACCCCAATTAGATTCTATCATGATATAGTTCCTATCTCCTGTGGCTGGATGAAGTGTAAACATGACTCCTGCAGATCTAGAATTAACCATCTTTTGAACCACTACTGCCATTTCAACAGATATCTGATCTATTCCTTTAAATCTTCTATAACTTATAGCTCTTGCAGTATATAAACTAGCCCACACTTTTTTAACTGCATCCAATAATTCTTCCTTACTAACATTTAGATAAGTTTCTTGCTGACCTGCAAAACTTGCCGACTCAATATCTTCTGCAGTTGCTGAGGATCTCACAGCTACTAAAATTTCTTTGCCTACAAGTTTCGATAAGTTTTCATATGCAGATAATATTTGATTAGCTAAATCTGGAGGAATTTGACTTGAAAGAATTAATTCCCTAATTTTACTACTAATAATTTCATCATCTTTTTCTTTTTCAAAAATTTCCTTTATTTTCTCATCCAACTT from Sulfolobus sp. S-194 encodes the following:
- a CDS encoding inositol-3-phosphate synthase, whose product is MIRVAIAGLGNCASMLIQGIEYYKSKGDNYYEGLITPVIGGYKVTDIEIVAAFDVSKNKVGKDISEAIFEKPNITPKIVELEKKGVKVAPGPVLDGVAKHMQDVFNPTNEGTLDTVVQQLKDSRAEILLNLLPVGSERASREYARAALEAKIGFINAIPVFIASDPNGEFPRLFKENNLPIAGDDIKGQVGATILHRTLTSLFRLRGVKVEETYQLNVGGNTDFLNMKTEERLYSKRISKTKAVTSTLNDENYLEKEGKIRIGPSDYVPFLGNTKVAYIYVKGSAFAGMPIKVEASLEVDDKSNCAAVLVDVIRAVKLALDKKIGGPLIEVSAFYFKHPPIQAKDDEEAYRWFKEFIEM
- the ppsA gene encoding pyruvate, water dikinase, with the protein product MDSSLIEGSLVTDLKNIRKDMINIAGGKGANLGELISMGIRVPPGFVITSHAYKYFISYNKLDEKIKEIFEKEKDDEIISSKIRELILSSQIPPDLANQILSAYENLSKLVGKEILVAVRSSATAEDIESASFAGQQETYLNVSKEELLDAVKKVWASLYTARAISYRRFKGIDQISVEMAVVVQKMVNSRSAGVMFTLHPATGDRNYIMIESNWGLGEAVVSGKVTPDEVVIEKSSLRIVEKKVSHKILKIVYDKEKRQNIIINLSNEEANQMSISDEEAIELARLALKIEEHYGRPMDIEWAIDADMKFPDNVFIVQARPETYWTSKQIERKKEEVKVSIGKVLTKGLPASPGIAYGKARVILDVKEAKDFEKGDILVTKMTDPDWVPLMKIASAIVTDEGGMTSHAAIVSRELGIPAVVGTGNATKVIKDSEEITVDAIRGIIYEGKLTFETEEKKETTQPVSVGGISREVLLSLYPVTATKIYMNLGQPDIIHKYLDLPFDGIGLMRIEFIVSEWIKYHPLYLIKSGKPELFVDKLAEGISMVASAIYPRPVVVRFSDFKTNEYKRLIGGEEFEPEERNPMIGWRGVSRYVSPQYEPAFRLEVRAIRKVREEMGLKNVWVMFPFVRTTWELEKAIKIMEEEGVRRGQDFKVWIMAEVPSVVVLADKFSQLVDGFSIGSNDLAQLTLGVDRDSDLLARMGYYDERDPAVLESIKRLIKIAHKYNRTVSICGQAPSVYPEINEFLVRQGIDSISVNPDAVIQVRRQVASIEQKIMLEKLRKK